The region CCCAGCAAACGCGCGCTTCCCTCCAGCATGTCGTCTCCCATCTGCGGGGGTTCCTGCGGTTTTTGGCCGCTGTTGGTGAGATCCCGCCAGGGCTCGAGGCGCAGATCGACACCCCGCGCGTCTATCGCGGCGAGCAGCTGCCACGCGCGCTCCCCTGGGACACCGTGCAGGCGTTGCTCACGGCCATCGACCGGACGACGCCGATGGGGCGGCGCGATTACGCCATGTTTCTGCTCATGGCCACGTATGGTCTGCGCCCGTGCGAGATCGTCGCGCTCACGCTCGACGACGTGGAGTGGCGGGCGCGGCGCGTGCGCGTCCCACAGCGGAAGACGTACGGTTCGCTCTGGCTCCCCCTCACCGACGACGTCGGGACTGCGCTCCTGGACTACCTCCGTCACGGCCGCGCCGCGTTGGCCGTACGCCGACAGCGGGTCCCGTTCCGAGGCGGGCCGCCGCCCAGGTATCGGGAGCTGTTCCTTCGACACCGGACCCCGGTTGGCGTGCTTAAACCGACGGCAGTCACAGAAGCCTTTCAAGCGTGGTCCAAACGAAGCGGGCTGGCGATTCCGTTCCACGGCGCCCATTGCCTCCGGCATTCGTATGCGGTGTACCTCTTACGGTCGGGCATCTCGCTAAAAACGATCGGCGACCTCTTGGGCCACCGCACCCTCGAAAGCACGTGTGTGTATCTCCGGCTCGCGGTGCAGGACCTGCGTGATGTCGCGTTGGATCTGCCCGCTGAGGTCGACCGCGGCACGACGGGGGTGGAATCATGACGTTCAGCTCCGTCGTCGCCTCCATCATCAGGAGCTACTTAACACTCAAGCGCGCCTTGGGCCGGCAGTACGCCGCAGAAGAACGCGTGCTGGCGCATCTCGATCAGTTTCTGGTCGCCCGTCATGCCGATCTCACCGCGGAGACGTTCGCCGACTGGTGCCTCACGATGCAACACCTGGCGTCGGGCATTCGTCGGAGCCGCATGCGTGACGTGCGCAATCTGTGTCTGTATCGACGGCGCCACGAGCCCGGATGTTTTGTTCCAGACGAGCGGTTGTTCCCGCCCGTCCACCAAGGCATTCGGCCGCATCTCTTCACGGCCGATCAGGTGGCCCAGCTCGTCGCCGCCGCGCGCACGCTGACACGCACCTCCAATTCGCCGCTGTGTCCCGACACAATGCGCCTCGCGGTCGTGCTCCTGTACACCACCGGCATGCGACGGGGTGAGCTGACCCGGCTGACCGTTGGCGACTACGACCTGCGTGAGCGCGCGCTGCAGATCCGCGCATCCAAGTTTCACAAGTCGCGCCTGATTCCCGTGTCGGCGGACGCCGCCCGCGAAATCGCCGGGCTGCTCGCCATCCGCCGTCATCATCACTTTCCCGTCGGGGCCGACAGCCCGCTGCTGTGGCATCGCCGTCGCGGCTACAGCGGCGGCGGCCTCGGCCATGCCATGCGGGCGCTCTTCCATCACGCCGCGATCCGCACTGCAACCGGCCAGATGCCACGCACGCACGATCTGCGCCATACCTTTGCCATCACAGCGCTGCTCCGCTGGTACCGCGCCGGGCTGGACGTGCCCGCCAAGCTGCCCTTCTTGGCGCACTACATGGGGCATGTCTCGATCGTCTCGACCGCGTACTACCTGCAATTCGTCGAGCCCCTCGCCGCGGCCGCGAGTACGCGATTCGCCGAACACTGTGGCGCGCTCATCACCCCGCCCGCCAAAGGAGGTCCGCAATGAACGCCGCCGCGCCGAATGCCCTGGCACGCGCGCTCCGCGGGTTCTTCGCGGATCATCTCCCGCGCGTCCGCGGCAGCAGTCCGCATACCGTCCTGAGCTATCGAGATAGCCTGGTGCTGTTCCTCCGCTTTGTGGCCGCCCGGCGGGCGCGATCGGTGAGCCAGCTGGACCTCGATGATCTCGGCCCCGCGGAGGTGCTGGACTTCCTTCAGCATCTGGAAACCGACCGACACAACCTGGTCGCCACGCGCAATGTCCGGCTGGCGGCGCTTCACGCCTTCTTTCGGTACTGCGCCACCGAGGA is a window of Luteitalea sp. DNA encoding:
- a CDS encoding tyrosine-type recombinase/integrase, translating into MLLELYPRVHRRYTSLPIIGPTLDGYGTWLLKQGYSTDRAREYFRAAPRLARQLQRCGVRTLTGLTRARLRACTPADSQDDPDLAALVRQLDRYCQVELSLYPAPALTRIEHRVTAYTSHLAQVRGFSRSTCTYHRRTVTAFLAHVGYEKTPTRLAALTRRDLETFLCAVGPQQTRASLQHVVSHLRGFLRFLAAVGEIPPGLEAQIDTPRVYRGEQLPRALPWDTVQALLTAIDRTTPMGRRDYAMFLLMATYGLRPCEIVALTLDDVEWRARRVRVPQRKTYGSLWLPLTDDVGTALLDYLRHGRAALAVRRQRVPFRGGPPPRYRELFLRHRTPVGVLKPTAVTEAFQAWSKRSGLAIPFHGAHCLRHSYAVYLLRSGISLKTIGDLLGHRTLESTCVYLRLAVQDLRDVALDLPAEVDRGTTGVES
- a CDS encoding tyrosine-type recombinase/integrase encodes the protein MTFSSVVASIIRSYLTLKRALGRQYAAEERVLAHLDQFLVARHADLTAETFADWCLTMQHLASGIRRSRMRDVRNLCLYRRRHEPGCFVPDERLFPPVHQGIRPHLFTADQVAQLVAAARTLTRTSNSPLCPDTMRLAVVLLYTTGMRRGELTRLTVGDYDLRERALQIRASKFHKSRLIPVSADAAREIAGLLAIRRHHHFPVGADSPLLWHRRRGYSGGGLGHAMRALFHHAAIRTATGQMPRTHDLRHTFAITALLRWYRAGLDVPAKLPFLAHYMGHVSIVSTAYYLQFVEPLAAAASTRFAEHCGALITPPAKGGPQ